One segment of Alphaproteobacteria bacterium DNA contains the following:
- a CDS encoding methyltransferase produces the protein MTQPLTDVRQISALTYGFIASKALFAALDLDLFTHIARGAATIDELARATGTAANRMRTLVTALRTVGLVTEADGRLANAPATTNFLVEGAPGDFRDYIRVVNGGFLYESMRHLDKAMRGERVFPDKGFYTGIVYSEGGVGGEAFSSAQHAGSLGPAALMARRVDLAGAARLLDVGGGSGAYTLAFLRRNPALRATILDFPETVETARRMAQQAGLADRITHLAGNALSTQWPQEQDVMLMSYVWSAVGAGDIRELARRARAALKPGGLVLIHDFMVDDTHDGPDFAAWYLLASIFDNPDAECLTPGFVEGVLREAGFGVEGTKAMLEGITSLTRARAG, from the coding sequence ATGACACAGCCCTTGACCGATGTCCGCCAGATCTCGGCGCTGACCTACGGCTTCATCGCGTCGAAGGCGCTGTTCGCGGCGCTCGACCTCGACCTGTTCACCCACATCGCGCGCGGCGCGGCGACGATCGACGAACTGGCCCGCGCCACCGGCACGGCGGCCAACCGCATGCGCACCCTGGTCACGGCGCTCAGGACGGTCGGGCTGGTGACGGAGGCCGATGGCCGGCTCGCCAACGCGCCGGCGACCACAAACTTCCTGGTGGAAGGCGCGCCGGGCGATTTCCGCGACTACATCCGCGTCGTCAACGGCGGCTTCCTCTACGAGAGCATGCGCCATCTCGACAAGGCGATGCGCGGCGAGCGCGTCTTCCCCGACAAGGGCTTCTACACGGGCATCGTCTATTCCGAGGGCGGCGTCGGCGGCGAGGCCTTCAGCAGCGCCCAGCACGCCGGCTCGCTGGGGCCCGCCGCGCTGATGGCGCGGCGCGTCGATCTCGCCGGCGCGGCGCGCCTGCTCGATGTCGGCGGCGGCAGCGGCGCCTATACGCTGGCCTTCCTGCGCCGCAATCCGGCGCTGCGCGCGACCATCCTCGACTTCCCCGAGACCGTCGAGACCGCGCGGCGCATGGCGCAGCAGGCCGGCCTGGCCGATCGCATCACGCACCTCGCCGGCAATGCGCTGAGCACGCAGTGGCCGCAGGAGCAGGACGTCATGCTGATGTCCTATGTCTGGAGCGCGGTCGGCGCCGGCGACATCCGCGAGCTGGCCCGCCGCGCGCGGGCCGCGCTGAAGCCGGGCGGGCTGGTGCTGATCCACGACTTCATGGTCGACGACACGCATGACGGGCCGGACTTCGCGGCGTGGTACCTGCTGGCGTCGATCTTCGACAATCCGGATGCGGAGTGCCTGACGCCGGGGTTCGTCGAGGGGGTGTTGCGGGAGGCGGGGTTTGGCGTTGAGGGGACGAAGGCGATGTTGGAGGGGATCACCAGCTTGACCAGAGCGCGGGCAGGATAA
- a CDS encoding PAS-domain containing protein yields the protein MDDPLFEALSEGVCVLDAQRRIVRHNRRFLEVCGLPAEVVKPGERLGAALDWLTSHGEFATPAQREEIATSSAPPAPRPSPTAASGPTASSSICAAGRWRMAGSSSSPRT from the coding sequence GTGGACGATCCGTTGTTCGAGGCCCTCTCCGAGGGCGTCTGCGTGCTCGACGCGCAGCGGCGGATTGTGCGCCACAACAGGCGCTTCCTCGAGGTCTGCGGCCTGCCGGCCGAGGTCGTGAAGCCGGGCGAGCGGCTCGGCGCGGCGCTCGACTGGCTGACCAGCCACGGCGAGTTCGCCACCCCCGCGCAGCGCGAGGAGATCGCCACCAGTTCCGCGCCGCCGGCACCGCGCCCTTCTCCTACCGCCGCGAGCGGCCCGACGGCATCTTCATCGATATGCGCAGCCGGCCGCTGGCGGATGGCGGGTTCGTCGTCGTCGCCGAGGACCTGA